A region from the Rufibacter sp. DG15C genome encodes:
- a CDS encoding RagB/SusD family nutrient uptake outer membrane protein, which yields MKKRLYILFISAGLSVFSSCQDVLDVEPTSSIEFEGAITDARSADRALQGVYSAFQAGDYYGLSYLYYQDLYADNLTFTGTFTTHREVANRNINPTNLQIANTWATIYTAIGRANLVIQEVGALANIEQEEKDRIVGEAHFLRGLAYFDLVKVFGGVPIVTKPTVDVAGVQSQGRSTEAEVYTQIITDLTTAETKLVGDDDDVFSASGWAATALLARVYLQQGNYAQARDKASEVIDNGPFSLEENFGDVFNGSGTDNASSESIFELAFNEDDQNALASSSNPAVPGQKFYVSAGLFNLLSSDGGERFAETTVQQGTRRRVIKYDDVVNGSDNVVILRLAEMYLIRAEANARLGAAGAPPSLQVISDINEIRNRAGLGSVVPTSNAAALTEILLQRRLEFAFEGLRFMDLKRFGQTCAVLNFCPATATAPDNTFRNLWPLPFQQFETNPNLGAQNPGY from the coding sequence ATGAAAAAGAGACTTTATATACTTTTTATAAGTGCAGGTTTGAGCGTATTCTCTTCCTGCCAAGATGTGCTGGACGTAGAGCCTACCTCCAGCATAGAGTTTGAGGGCGCCATCACAGATGCCAGGTCAGCAGACAGAGCCTTGCAGGGGGTATACAGCGCCTTTCAAGCAGGTGATTATTATGGGTTGTCTTACCTGTATTACCAAGATCTGTATGCAGACAACCTGACGTTTACAGGTACTTTTACCACCCACAGAGAAGTAGCCAATCGTAATATTAATCCTACCAACCTGCAGATTGCTAATACGTGGGCTACCATCTACACAGCCATTGGTAGAGCCAACCTGGTGATACAAGAAGTAGGGGCTTTGGCCAATATTGAGCAGGAGGAAAAGGATAGAATTGTGGGCGAAGCTCATTTCTTGAGAGGCCTTGCTTATTTTGATCTGGTGAAAGTTTTTGGCGGCGTACCCATTGTCACCAAGCCTACCGTTGATGTAGCTGGTGTGCAAAGCCAAGGCAGAAGTACAGAGGCTGAAGTGTACACCCAGATAATCACTGATTTGACTACGGCAGAAACCAAACTGGTGGGAGATGATGACGATGTTTTCAGCGCCTCAGGATGGGCCGCTACCGCGCTCTTGGCTAGAGTATACCTGCAGCAAGGCAACTATGCCCAAGCCCGTGACAAGGCATCAGAGGTTATTGACAATGGCCCCTTTAGTTTAGAAGAAAACTTTGGCGACGTCTTTAACGGCTCTGGGACAGACAATGCGTCTAGTGAGTCTATTTTTGAGTTGGCCTTTAACGAGGATGACCAAAACGCCTTGGCTAGCTCTTCAAACCCAGCAGTACCCGGCCAAAAATTCTACGTTTCTGCAGGACTCTTTAACCTGCTCTCCAGTGATGGAGGTGAAAGGTTTGCAGAGACTACCGTTCAACAAGGCACGCGCAGAAGAGTGATTAAGTATGATGACGTGGTAAATGGCAGTGACAATGTGGTTATCCTGCGTTTAGCTGAAATGTACTTGATTAGGGCTGAAGCCAACGCTCGGTTAGGGGCTGCTGGTGCTCCACCATCCCTTCAAGTGATCAGTGACATCAACGAGATTCGTAACAGAGCGGGTCTGGGAAGTGTGGTTCCTACTTCTAACGCAGCCGCCTTGACAGAAATCTTATTACAGCGCCGTTTGGAGTTTGCGTTTGAAGGGCTCAGGTTCATGGACTTAAAACGTTTTGGCCAGACCTGTGCAGTTTTGAATTTCTGCCCAGCTACCGCCACTGCGCCAGATAACACCTTCCGTAATCTTTGGCCATTGCCATTCCAACAATTTGAGACCAATCCTAACCTAGGAGCCCAAAACCCGGGCTATTAA
- a CDS encoding YjgN family protein: MANYYPSEKNIDLEFKGKGSQLFEIQLANWVLTALTLGLYYPWAKANVLRYTYAKTKLAGSSFAFHGTGKEMFLGYIKVIALIAIFYGSILYATITENPEWLTYTMLVYAVAIFLLVPMAIHGRMRYRMSRTSWRGIHFGYRGSLKELSLLFYRDVFLTIITFGLYRAWLEVNLRQYIVQNLRMGNVQFHFRGTGAELFILHLKGTILTFMTLGIYLFWYMRDLHIFYLNNMMIEQNGKYINLDSTVTGFGYFRLLMGNLFIVLFTLGLGSPWATIRTLKFIINNTDIMGDFDPDNLVQTEDEYKDAVMEDMSEMLDIGWV, encoded by the coding sequence ATGGCAAACTATTACCCTTCAGAAAAAAACATTGACCTGGAGTTCAAAGGCAAAGGCTCCCAATTATTTGAGATTCAGCTAGCCAACTGGGTCCTGACTGCGCTAACACTCGGCTTGTACTACCCTTGGGCCAAGGCCAACGTCTTGCGCTACACGTATGCCAAAACCAAGCTCGCTGGCAGTTCCTTCGCGTTTCATGGCACGGGCAAGGAAATGTTCTTGGGCTATATCAAAGTGATTGCCCTAATAGCAATCTTTTATGGCTCCATTCTCTACGCGACCATCACAGAAAATCCAGAATGGCTGACCTATACCATGCTGGTCTATGCGGTGGCTATCTTCTTATTGGTGCCAATGGCCATTCATGGCCGTATGCGCTACCGCATGTCTCGTACGTCTTGGAGAGGGATCCACTTTGGCTACCGCGGAAGCTTGAAAGAACTTTCCTTGTTGTTTTACCGGGATGTTTTCTTGACCATCATCACCTTTGGATTGTACCGTGCCTGGCTTGAAGTGAACCTGCGCCAATACATTGTGCAGAACCTGAGAATGGGCAATGTGCAGTTTCATTTTAGAGGCACCGGCGCCGAGCTTTTCATCCTGCACCTGAAAGGCACCATTCTAACTTTTATGACCCTGGGCATCTACCTGTTCTGGTACATGCGTGACTTGCACATCTTCTACCTCAACAACATGATGATTGAGCAGAACGGCAAGTACATTAACCTTGATTCTACCGTGACAGGTTTTGGCTACTTCAGGTTACTCATGGGCAATCTGTTCATAGTGCTGTTCACCTTAGGGTTGGGCTCTCCTTGGGCTACCATCAGGACGCTTAAGTTCATCATCAACAACACAGACATCATGGGTGACTTTGACCCAGACAACTTGGTGCAGACCGAAGACGAGTACAAAGACGCCGTGATGGAAGACATGTCAGAAATGCTGGACATAGGCTGGGTATAA
- a CDS encoding S-adenosylmethionine:tRNA ribosyltransferase-isomerase: MSASHPRQISIADYTYDLPEERIAQFPLEVRDQSRLLVYQQGRMADAHFTDLANALPPHSLLVFNNTKVVQARLRFQKVTGGIIELFCLEPLEPIREVQQAMQQTQSVVWKCLVGNNKRWREGRLEMPLGPNPEDGILFAERLAPAEEGYAIRFSWTPAERTFAEVLEIAGLLPLPPYMNRDAAPEDQNRYQTIYADAAGAVAAPTAGLHFTPRVLEQLNQKKHQAAFVTLHVGAGTFKPVKSEVMEHHYMHPEQLSVSRETVEQLLRHLGQPIIPVGTTSMRTLESLYWLGVGLSMGSLPTEDDQLLVPQWLPYDQRTSLSVQEALESILTYLNQQGLSHLQATTRILIAPGYQFKLCNGIITNFHQPNSTLLLLVAAMIGPSWQKVYRHALANNYRFLSYGDSSLLLP; encoded by the coding sequence ATGAGTGCATCCCATCCCCGGCAGATTTCCATCGCTGATTATACCTATGACCTTCCTGAGGAGCGTATTGCCCAGTTTCCCTTAGAGGTACGGGACCAGTCGCGTCTTTTGGTGTACCAGCAGGGCCGCATGGCAGATGCGCACTTCACAGACTTGGCCAACGCCCTGCCGCCGCATTCTCTCTTAGTGTTCAACAACACCAAAGTGGTGCAGGCACGGCTTCGTTTCCAGAAGGTCACGGGTGGCATTATAGAGCTCTTCTGCCTGGAGCCTTTAGAACCCATCCGGGAAGTACAGCAAGCCATGCAACAAACCCAGTCTGTTGTCTGGAAATGTCTGGTGGGCAACAACAAGCGCTGGCGCGAAGGCCGCCTAGAAATGCCCTTGGGTCCCAATCCAGAAGACGGGATTCTATTTGCTGAGCGCCTGGCCCCCGCCGAGGAAGGCTATGCCATTCGGTTCTCTTGGACGCCGGCAGAGCGCACTTTTGCTGAGGTTCTGGAAATTGCCGGTCTCTTGCCTTTGCCGCCCTACATGAACCGAGACGCCGCGCCAGAGGACCAGAACCGCTACCAAACCATCTACGCTGATGCCGCGGGCGCCGTGGCTGCCCCCACCGCCGGTCTGCATTTCACACCGCGTGTGCTGGAGCAACTGAACCAGAAGAAACACCAGGCGGCGTTTGTCACTTTGCACGTGGGTGCCGGCACGTTCAAGCCGGTCAAGTCTGAGGTAATGGAGCACCATTACATGCACCCAGAACAGCTATCAGTTAGCCGCGAGACGGTGGAGCAGTTGCTCCGGCACTTGGGCCAGCCTATCATTCCGGTGGGCACTACCTCTATGCGTACTTTAGAGAGTTTATATTGGTTGGGCGTTGGGCTGTCTATGGGTTCTTTGCCAACAGAAGATGATCAACTCTTAGTGCCCCAATGGCTGCCATATGACCAACGCACGTCGCTGTCAGTGCAGGAGGCACTGGAAAGCATCTTGACTTATCTGAACCAGCAGGGCTTGTCGCATTTGCAGGCCACTACGCGCATTCTCATTGCCCCGGGCTACCAGTTCAAGCTTTGCAACGGCATTATCACCAATTTTCATCAGCCAAACAGTACGTTGCTCTTGTTGGTAGCGGCCATGATTGGGCCGTCTTGGCAGAAGGTGTACCGGCACGCTCTGGCCAACAACTACCGCTTCTTGAGCTACGGCGACAGCTCCTTGCTCCTACCTTAA
- a CDS encoding PDZ domain-containing protein yields the protein MQLRHFLTLCFLVASPLLFAQQVEVEEFKFPKHRNSVKIPFKLVHNLIVIPVNINSSKPLNYIVDTGVETTLITELGRRDSIELNNVRPLDLRGFGKGVGIKALSTSGNRIHFSGIEARGQQMLVLMENIFNLSTRLGIEVHGIIGYTLFKNFIVEIDYEQKVLILYKKGKYPQRRLKKSSCIPLTIEDSKPYVEAVISSEDGAKHPIRLVIDSGLSTTMLLYLPTIPTMQLPKNHIEAFLGRGLNGEIHGQIGRIETLQLGDYVLNRPPVSFPDSVFIQHALNLKNRNGNLGADILQRFRVVFDYQNGQMFLKRNHKYSAPFYFNLSGLEIVTPIPGLKFYTISDVLANSPGQRAGILKGDALLNIDGVNCSTKTLEEILHLFQSKPGRKLKVEVKRNGATVKTTLRLSDVI from the coding sequence ATGCAGTTGCGTCATTTCCTGACTTTATGCTTTCTTGTGGCAAGTCCGCTGCTGTTTGCCCAACAGGTAGAGGTGGAGGAGTTCAAGTTCCCGAAGCATAGGAACTCTGTGAAAATCCCATTTAAGCTGGTGCATAACCTAATCGTTATTCCAGTAAACATTAATAGCTCTAAACCCCTCAATTACATTGTAGATACAGGCGTGGAAACAACGCTTATTACAGAGCTAGGGCGACGGGACTCAATAGAGTTAAATAATGTAAGACCCCTTGATTTAAGAGGTTTTGGAAAGGGGGTAGGTATAAAGGCATTAAGCACCTCTGGCAATCGGATCCATTTTTCTGGTATAGAGGCAAGAGGCCAGCAGATGTTGGTGCTCATGGAGAACATCTTCAATCTATCTACCCGTCTTGGCATAGAAGTTCATGGAATTATTGGATATACGCTGTTCAAGAATTTTATAGTAGAGATTGACTATGAACAAAAGGTGTTAATCCTTTATAAAAAAGGCAAATATCCCCAGAGACGCCTTAAGAAATCCAGCTGTATCCCTCTTACAATTGAAGATTCTAAACCTTACGTGGAAGCGGTAATAAGTTCTGAAGATGGTGCCAAACACCCAATAAGGCTGGTAATAGACAGTGGGTTAAGCACAACCATGCTTTTATATTTGCCCACAATCCCAACCATGCAATTACCCAAAAACCACATTGAAGCTTTCCTAGGTCGCGGGTTAAATGGCGAAATCCATGGGCAAATAGGCAGAATTGAAACTCTACAGTTAGGAGATTATGTGCTAAATAGGCCACCGGTCTCTTTTCCCGATTCCGTTTTTATTCAACACGCACTTAACCTTAAAAACCGAAACGGGAATCTAGGGGCAGACATTTTACAACGGTTTAGAGTGGTTTTTGATTACCAGAACGGGCAGATGTTCTTGAAGCGTAATCATAAATATAGCGCGCCATTTTATTTCAATCTAAGCGGCCTTGAGATTGTGACCCCCATTCCTGGGCTTAAATTCTATACCATCTCAGATGTGTTGGCCAACTCTCCAGGTCAAAGAGCGGGTATTCTAAAAGGGGATGCCTTGTTAAATATTGATGGAGTTAATTGTTCTACTAAAACACTAGAGGAAATCTTACACTTATTTCAAAGCAAGCCTGGTCGCAAACTTAAGGTAGAAGTGAAACGAAATGGAGCCACCGTTAAAACTACTTTGCGATTAAGTGACGTTATATAA
- a CDS encoding NAD(P)-dependent oxidoreductase, with product MKIGFIGLGIMGSRMAANLQKAGHELVVYNRTANKADELVAQGAHLAKSPEEVGQQCRLVLTMLSTPEAVEEVAIGPDGFLKALPGNSLWVDCSTVNPSFTARMAQVALKMGHRFVDAPVSGSLLPAQNGQLIFLVGGEVRDVEEIRPLLDVMGKDVTHVGGHSQGASMKMTVNMLMGTIMAGFAEALRLGTSLGISEEMLCQTILGGPAAAPFLKLKEQKLHTKDFSPEFPLEWMHKDLHLASVTAYEQGVALPALQTVKELYAQAKQDGYADQDFSSIYGFLQP from the coding sequence ATGAAGATAGGATTTATAGGATTGGGCATTATGGGGAGCCGCATGGCTGCCAACCTGCAGAAAGCCGGCCACGAGTTGGTCGTCTACAACCGCACCGCCAACAAGGCAGACGAACTGGTAGCCCAAGGCGCGCATCTGGCAAAGTCTCCAGAAGAAGTAGGCCAGCAATGCCGCTTGGTGTTGACCATGCTCTCCACGCCAGAGGCGGTAGAGGAAGTAGCCATTGGCCCAGACGGTTTTTTGAAAGCGCTTCCCGGTAACTCCTTGTGGGTGGACTGCAGCACCGTCAATCCTTCGTTCACGGCGCGCATGGCACAGGTGGCTTTAAAGATGGGCCATCGGTTTGTAGACGCGCCGGTATCCGGATCCTTGCTGCCCGCCCAAAACGGTCAGCTGATTTTCTTGGTTGGCGGTGAGGTGCGTGACGTGGAAGAGATCAGGCCTTTGCTGGACGTGATGGGCAAAGACGTTACCCATGTAGGCGGTCACAGTCAGGGAGCCAGCATGAAAATGACCGTGAACATGCTCATGGGTACTATCATGGCGGGCTTTGCCGAAGCCTTGCGGTTGGGCACGTCACTAGGTATCTCAGAAGAAATGCTCTGCCAAACCATATTAGGCGGACCTGCCGCAGCCCCGTTCCTCAAGCTCAAAGAACAGAAGCTGCACACCAAAGACTTCTCCCCGGAGTTTCCTTTAGAATGGATGCACAAGGACCTGCATCTGGCCAGCGTGACGGCCTATGAACAGGGCGTGGCCTTGCCCGCTTTGCAAACCGTGAAAGAACTGTATGCCCAAGCCAAACAAGATGGCTATGCAGACCAGGATTTTTCTTCTATCTACGGCTTCTTACAACCATAA
- a CDS encoding DUF2721 domain-containing protein: MEITLTTPALLFPALSLLLLAFTNRFMSLAKLIRDLKHRYQTSHSQLVFGQIQNLRKRLILIRNMQAVGIGSMFSCVLCMFSLYKGWQMVGEIIFGMSLVLLMISMAISLWEIQISVKALELELSDLEQEEAEAPLIFPKN, encoded by the coding sequence ATGGAAATCACCTTAACCACGCCTGCCCTGCTCTTTCCGGCGCTCTCTTTATTACTTTTGGCATTTACCAATCGGTTTATGTCGTTGGCTAAGCTCATCCGGGATTTAAAGCACAGATACCAGACCTCACATAGCCAGTTGGTGTTTGGTCAGATACAGAACCTGCGCAAGCGCCTGATCCTCATTAGAAACATGCAGGCGGTGGGCATTGGCAGTATGTTCTCCTGCGTGTTGTGCATGTTCAGTCTGTACAAAGGCTGGCAGATGGTAGGCGAAATCATCTTCGGGATGAGCTTGGTGCTATTGATGATCTCCATGGCCATCTCCCTCTGGGAAATCCAGATTTCTGTCAAAGCCTTGGAACTGGAGTTGAGCGACCTGGAGCAGGAAGAAGCCGAGGCTCCCTTAATCTTCCCTAAAAACTAA
- a CDS encoding M48 family metallopeptidase, with protein sequence MTSYTGTYYDGRSSQGKTVDVHLQPQGLALSFSPLTGEEDAPSPLFWEASLIKPNAYRDGAKTVLRYGDFPAQSLEVVSPDFAEAIKNAYPEAIFHRNAQPVPKGHRPGLYALALLFLAGLAACYFWLLPAAADFLSRQMPVATEITLGEKIYAQLVDKEEVDTVRTQHAQRFLKQLSITSEYPLAITVVQDKTVNAFALPGGHMVIFTGLLDQLQTPEELAALLGHEYAHVQERHTLRSMARQLSTYVFLSLLLNDVAGLSGLILENADKLNALHYSRSLEQEADTQGFFLLKANKLDPKGMQRLFERLQKAAPSSSEVPTLVSSHPLTSERLKHLNTLIKANPYAVKPASSNLQQAWRLLKKQ encoded by the coding sequence ATGACTTCTTATACAGGCACCTATTATGACGGTCGTTCCTCGCAAGGGAAAACCGTAGACGTTCATTTGCAACCACAGGGCTTGGCGCTGTCCTTTTCTCCCTTGACGGGCGAAGAGGACGCGCCTTCTCCTTTGTTTTGGGAAGCCTCCCTCATCAAACCCAACGCCTATAGAGATGGGGCCAAAACTGTGCTCAGGTATGGAGATTTCCCGGCCCAGTCCCTAGAGGTGGTTTCCCCAGATTTTGCCGAGGCCATCAAAAACGCGTACCCAGAGGCCATCTTCCACCGAAACGCTCAACCCGTTCCCAAAGGTCATAGGCCGGGGCTTTATGCGCTGGCTTTGCTGTTCTTGGCGGGTTTAGCCGCCTGTTATTTTTGGCTGTTACCCGCCGCTGCTGACTTTTTATCCAGGCAGATGCCGGTGGCTACAGAAATCACTTTAGGCGAAAAGATTTACGCCCAGCTGGTTGACAAGGAAGAAGTTGACACCGTCAGGACCCAGCATGCCCAACGGTTCTTAAAACAGCTTTCCATCACATCTGAGTACCCGTTGGCCATCACGGTGGTGCAGGACAAGACCGTGAATGCGTTTGCCTTGCCTGGTGGCCACATGGTCATCTTCACCGGATTACTGGACCAATTGCAAACGCCAGAAGAGTTGGCGGCCTTGCTGGGACATGAGTACGCACACGTGCAAGAGCGCCACACGTTACGTTCCATGGCTCGTCAATTGTCTACGTATGTCTTCTTATCCCTCTTGCTAAATGACGTGGCGGGTTTGTCTGGCCTTATTCTAGAAAACGCCGACAAACTCAATGCCCTCCACTATAGCCGGAGTTTGGAGCAAGAGGCAGATACTCAAGGATTTTTCTTGTTAAAGGCGAATAAACTAGACCCCAAAGGCATGCAAAGGCTGTTTGAACGCCTGCAAAAGGCCGCTCCTTCTTCCTCAGAAGTGCCTACCTTAGTTAGCTCGCATCCGCTCACCTCAGAACGGCTGAAGCATTTGAATACCTTAATAAAAGCCAACCCTTATGCTGTAAAGCCTGCCTCCAGTAACTTACAGCAAGCATGGCGCTTACTGAAAAAGCAATAG
- a CDS encoding HAMP domain-containing sensor histidine kinase — MRLQSKLALFSAASKVVILLVLIAALPTLVNKVALHNADVRLQQKEAIVYQLIEDQGIETYIPEGTTSYGSYNLLKEEFVSLEEISSDNVNNGIATALRKVEGDIVEYRLLSSTFDLGDKRYLLEIGRSTETIGENSQTLQTYALFFLVAVVLITVFVDLAYNKVLLKPLTLIVRRLQRVEHPTTFKPHGLNTSTDDFLYLNNTINDMMGQIQEAFQKEKEFIGNVSHELLTPISIMQNRLENLLSDSDTPETLLEKLVDNLRTLHRLKGIIQALLLISRIENEQYLKDESVSLEALVREVCEEITERAEVREVTLEVHVPTDYVIPQANQSLLFTMLFNVVNNAIKYNKPGGTIILRGESKPEGYSLCVTDTGVGIAEEQLPFIFSRFKRFHAPDGESHGLGLPIVQTIASFHHITLHVQSKLGQGTTFCFEFKDA, encoded by the coding sequence ATGCGTCTTCAATCAAAACTAGCCTTGTTCAGTGCGGCCTCTAAGGTGGTCATCCTGTTGGTGTTGATTGCGGCGCTGCCTACGTTGGTGAACAAAGTGGCCTTGCACAATGCAGACGTGCGGCTACAGCAGAAAGAGGCCATTGTCTACCAGCTTATTGAAGACCAGGGCATTGAAACCTACATCCCCGAAGGCACCACCAGCTACGGTAGTTACAACCTGCTTAAGGAGGAATTTGTCTCTCTGGAGGAAATCTCTAGTGACAATGTCAACAACGGCATTGCCACCGCCCTGCGCAAAGTGGAGGGAGATATTGTGGAATACCGCCTGCTGTCTAGCACCTTTGACCTGGGTGACAAGCGCTACCTGCTGGAGATTGGCCGCAGCACTGAGACCATTGGCGAAAACAGCCAGACCCTGCAGACCTACGCCCTCTTTTTCCTGGTGGCAGTAGTCTTGATTACGGTCTTCGTGGATCTGGCCTACAACAAAGTGCTTCTTAAACCGCTCACCTTGATTGTGCGCCGCCTGCAGCGCGTGGAGCATCCTACCACGTTCAAGCCGCACGGCCTCAACACCTCTACTGATGATTTTCTGTACCTCAACAACACCATCAATGACATGATGGGTCAGATACAGGAAGCGTTCCAGAAGGAGAAGGAGTTTATTGGCAACGTGTCGCATGAGCTGCTCACGCCCATCTCCATCATGCAGAACCGACTGGAAAACCTGCTCTCAGACTCAGACACCCCCGAAACGCTCCTGGAGAAACTGGTAGACAACCTGCGCACGCTGCATCGGCTTAAAGGCATTATCCAGGCCTTGCTGCTGATCTCCCGCATTGAGAATGAGCAGTACCTGAAGGACGAAAGCGTCAGCCTGGAAGCCTTGGTACGCGAAGTATGTGAGGAAATCACGGAGCGCGCCGAGGTGCGCGAAGTCACTCTGGAGGTGCATGTGCCCACAGACTACGTCATTCCTCAGGCCAACCAGTCCTTGCTGTTCACCATGCTCTTCAACGTGGTCAACAACGCCATCAAATACAACAAACCGGGCGGCACCATCATCCTTCGGGGCGAGTCCAAACCAGAGGGTTACTCACTGTGCGTCACTGACACCGGCGTGGGCATAGCCGAAGAGCAGCTGCCTTTTATCTTCAGCAGGTTCAAGCGGTTTCACGCGCCAGACGGCGAGAGCCACGGCCTTGGCCTGCCCATTGTGCAGACCATCGCCAGTTTCCACCACATCACTCTGCACGTTCAGTCCAAACTGGGCCAGGGCACCACCTTTTGCTTCGAATTCAAGGACGCCTAG